A single region of the Amia ocellicauda isolate fAmiCal2 chromosome 8, fAmiCal2.hap1, whole genome shotgun sequence genome encodes:
- the LOC136755047 gene encoding vasculin isoform X1, whose amino-acid sequence MQCCWWSGMALEYGLCETVVGGTEHLKRARDEVLMPCLQFLRQTSMAQHDFAPAWLNFPTPPSSTKPSLNCEKQPEASVRLDNRGDVNRRRHNSSDGFESTNGRSGGGSYGRKEKSGWRGRNGSESVNSRGGYHGGVHSRSRAGGYHGGKGKVLHESNSGENGNGKKEERDRRKQFEAEDFPSLNPEAEREVNQNKAVAVGVWEHPPNPKSRTSKMMVIKKVSKEEQGSGYPAAGPVQPTPSKNGTGPPAFKVMAPKPAGALPVKGSRSSSSSPVDKMSQPRLMKLTRVRTDKKSEFLKALKQDKVDGDDLEDRNQHKGDQTLNMQNGNNSQRQRDENLNSYAAAVPRENGSVRGVTPQILRSSALPQAHVLSSSLEAEHRLLKEMGWQEESENDETCAPLTEDEMREFQAISEQLQKNGLRKNGFLKNGLSSDFLGAWRNSAFKPDYEETETSSSDTSDDEA is encoded by the exons ATGCAGTGCTGTTGGTGGTCTGGGATGGCACTAGAATATGGCCTGTGTGAGACTGTTGTTGGTGGTACAGAGCATTTGAAGAG GGCTCGCGATGAGGTGTTAATGCCTTGTTTGCAATTCTTGAGACAGACCTCAATGGCGCAGCATGATTTTGCTCCAGCCTGGCTTAATTTTCCTACTCCACCTTCATCGACGAAG CCGTCTCTGAACTGTGAAAAACAACCTGAAGCGTCTGTGCGTCTGGACAACCGCGGTGATGTGAATCGCAGACGACACAATTCCTCAGATGGGTTCGAATCGACAAATGGGCGTTCAGGGGGAG GGAGTTACGGACGGAAGGAGAAGAGCGGTTGGCGCGGACGCAACGGCTCCGAGAGTGTGAATTCCCGTGGGGGCTACCATGGCGGGGTGCATTCCCGCTCCCGGGCCGGGGGCTACCACGGAGGCAAGGGCAAGGTTTTACACGAGAGCAACTCCGGGGAGAACGGCAACGGGAAGAAGGAGGAAAGGGACCGACGCAAGCAGTTCGAGGCTGAAGATTTC CCGTCGCTTAATCCCGAagcagagagagaagtcaaCCAGAACAAAGCGGTGGCAGTGGGTGTGTGGG AACACCCACCCAACCCCAAATCGAGAACTTCCAAAATGATGGTCATTAAGAAAGTGTCGAAGGAAGAGCAGGGCTCGGGGTACCCGGCGGCCGGCCCTGTGCAGCCCACCCCCTCCAAGAATGGGACGGGACCCCCTGCCTTCAAGGTCATGGCTCCCAAGCCGGCCGGCGCACTGCCAGTCAAG ggAAGCCGTTCCAGTTCTTCGTCGCCCGTGGACAAGATGAGTCAGCCGCGCCTGATGAAATTGACTCGGGTGCGAACGGACAAGAAGAGCGAATTCCTGAAAGCGCTGAAGCAGGACAAGGTGGATGGGGACGATCTTGAGGACAGAAATCAGCACAAG GGTGATCAAACGCTCAATATGCAAAACGGCAACAACAGTCAGAGGCAGAGGGATGAAAATCTCAACAGCTACGCGGCTGCCGTCCCGCGCGAGAATGGCAGTGTCCGGGGGGTGACGCCGCAGATCCTGCGCTCCTCTGCGCTCCCCCAGGCCCACGTGCTGTCCAGCTCCCTGGAGGCCGAACACCG GCTCCTGAAGGAGATGGGGTGGCAGGAGGAGAGCGAGAATGATGAGACCTGTGCCCCCCTGACCGAGGATGAGATGAGGGAATTCCAAGCCATCAGTGAGCAG CTGCAGAAGAACGGCCTGCGGAAGAACGGCTTTCTGAAGAACGGCCTCTCGTCCGACTTCCTTGGCGCCTGGAGGAACAGCGCCTTCAAACCCGACTACGAGGAGACCGAGACCAGCAGCAGCGACACGTCGGACGACGAAGCCTGA
- the LOC136755047 gene encoding vasculin isoform X2 produces the protein MPCLQFLRQTSMAQHDFAPAWLNFPTPPSSTKPSLNCEKQPEASVRLDNRGDVNRRRHNSSDGFESTNGRSGGGSYGRKEKSGWRGRNGSESVNSRGGYHGGVHSRSRAGGYHGGKGKVLHESNSGENGNGKKEERDRRKQFEAEDFPSLNPEAEREVNQNKAVAVGVWEHPPNPKSRTSKMMVIKKVSKEEQGSGYPAAGPVQPTPSKNGTGPPAFKVMAPKPAGALPVKGSRSSSSSPVDKMSQPRLMKLTRVRTDKKSEFLKALKQDKVDGDDLEDRNQHKGDQTLNMQNGNNSQRQRDENLNSYAAAVPRENGSVRGVTPQILRSSALPQAHVLSSSLEAEHRLLKEMGWQEESENDETCAPLTEDEMREFQAISEQLQKNGLRKNGFLKNGLSSDFLGAWRNSAFKPDYEETETSSSDTSDDEA, from the exons ATGCCTTGTTTGCAATTCTTGAGACAGACCTCAATGGCGCAGCATGATTTTGCTCCAGCCTGGCTTAATTTTCCTACTCCACCTTCATCGACGAAG CCGTCTCTGAACTGTGAAAAACAACCTGAAGCGTCTGTGCGTCTGGACAACCGCGGTGATGTGAATCGCAGACGACACAATTCCTCAGATGGGTTCGAATCGACAAATGGGCGTTCAGGGGGAG GGAGTTACGGACGGAAGGAGAAGAGCGGTTGGCGCGGACGCAACGGCTCCGAGAGTGTGAATTCCCGTGGGGGCTACCATGGCGGGGTGCATTCCCGCTCCCGGGCCGGGGGCTACCACGGAGGCAAGGGCAAGGTTTTACACGAGAGCAACTCCGGGGAGAACGGCAACGGGAAGAAGGAGGAAAGGGACCGACGCAAGCAGTTCGAGGCTGAAGATTTC CCGTCGCTTAATCCCGAagcagagagagaagtcaaCCAGAACAAAGCGGTGGCAGTGGGTGTGTGGG AACACCCACCCAACCCCAAATCGAGAACTTCCAAAATGATGGTCATTAAGAAAGTGTCGAAGGAAGAGCAGGGCTCGGGGTACCCGGCGGCCGGCCCTGTGCAGCCCACCCCCTCCAAGAATGGGACGGGACCCCCTGCCTTCAAGGTCATGGCTCCCAAGCCGGCCGGCGCACTGCCAGTCAAG ggAAGCCGTTCCAGTTCTTCGTCGCCCGTGGACAAGATGAGTCAGCCGCGCCTGATGAAATTGACTCGGGTGCGAACGGACAAGAAGAGCGAATTCCTGAAAGCGCTGAAGCAGGACAAGGTGGATGGGGACGATCTTGAGGACAGAAATCAGCACAAG GGTGATCAAACGCTCAATATGCAAAACGGCAACAACAGTCAGAGGCAGAGGGATGAAAATCTCAACAGCTACGCGGCTGCCGTCCCGCGCGAGAATGGCAGTGTCCGGGGGGTGACGCCGCAGATCCTGCGCTCCTCTGCGCTCCCCCAGGCCCACGTGCTGTCCAGCTCCCTGGAGGCCGAACACCG GCTCCTGAAGGAGATGGGGTGGCAGGAGGAGAGCGAGAATGATGAGACCTGTGCCCCCCTGACCGAGGATGAGATGAGGGAATTCCAAGCCATCAGTGAGCAG CTGCAGAAGAACGGCCTGCGGAAGAACGGCTTTCTGAAGAACGGCCTCTCGTCCGACTTCCTTGGCGCCTGGAGGAACAGCGCCTTCAAACCCGACTACGAGGAGACCGAGACCAGCAGCAGCGACACGTCGGACGACGAAGCCTGA